The DNA segment CAACAACCTGCTGGAGACCAGGACTGTGGACACCAACATACATGAGGTGAGAACTGTTGCAGGCTACATCAACTACAAACTGTGTAAGCTTTTGTTTGCACTTAACTTACCCAGAGATGCTATTGCTCAACTCAAATCTCATATAGAAAGGTACAAAAACAGGATTGGTTCAACAGAGTTGTTGTTTGAACATTATGCGTGGATTGCAAGACAATACAGTGCCTTTGGAGAATTGTTTGATGAAGCGATCAGAGCAGGGCTCCCTGCAATACAGTCTCAGCACCCTGGCTTCTACTATCAATATGCAGCTCAGTTTACAGTGAAAAGGAGACAGGCCATGAGGTCTGTATGTAGTGAAGCTCTGCAGTATCCTCCACCTCCTGATCCTTTGGAAGGTATTGTAGAATTTTATGGGCAGAGGCCTTGGCGTCCTGGCAGACTCAGTGCTGATCCTCATGATCCCCAGAAAGAGCAGGCAGCAATATTAGCTTTACAGTACAATGAAAGGATGTTTAATCATTCAACAATGATTATAAACTTCTTGGGCTGTGCCATATCACAGTTTAAAACATTCCACTCACCAAGAATGAGGAAGCAGTTAGTGGTAGAGATggcaaatgaatatttttactctGCTGACTATGGTAAAGCTCTCACCTTGCTCACTCACATGCTTTGGGACTACAGGAGGGAGAAGTGGTGGTTCCTTGCTTCCCATGTGCTCAATCGAGCATTGCAGTGTGCTTACTTGTCAGCTAAAATACAAGACTACTTACAGCTTTCCATTGAAGcactatcaaaatatattcagGTGCCAAACAATGATAAAGATAGGATATTTAGGAACATCATGTCAGTTCTCAACATGAATATCCCTGCAGCTGAACCGGATTTACCAGCTACATCCCAGAGTAAAGCTTTAGAACTGTGGCAGATGTCTATTGAAAAAGAACCACTGAATGTATCTGTGGATATGATTAATATATCTAGTTTCCTGGAAGTGAAACCTAAGTTCAAACAGGCAAGGTATAGGATGGATGAAATGATTGATGTGGAAGTGTATGTGAGACTCTCATACACTACCACACTGGAGGTGAAGAAAAGCTTTATAACAATATCTAGTCACACAGAAACTATTGAGATTCCAATAACTGATGAAGGAAGTGCCTCCATATTTTTACAGGGTGGCAAAGTGAAACAGTTCTTGTGCCAATTCAAACCCAATCCTCATGACAATGGCTCAGAATTGCACAtcaaaaatgtttcttttgttttggaTGCTGATAGGAAAAGAAAGattactttgaattttaaaatggatGAATCTAAATTATCAGACACCACAATACATCCAGAACTACTCCACTTCATCATGAGTCCCAAAGCTGACTATGAGTTTGACTGCATAGTGCCATTGACTGTTGCCAATGTAACATCTAGGGAGAGCAAATTGTCAATTGTAATAACAAATGCAAGCCCTGCTTTACAGGGCGAGTGGTTCCCAACCACCTTCACGGTAACAAATAATGAGGAAAGTcctattaacaattttaaaattgcattatctTTGCTAAGCTCCCCTGATAATCCGAACCCAGACTCTGTTACAGAACTGAGCCTTATTGAAGGCACACCACAAGCTCAGCCAATAAAATTGTCACTGGACACCATTAGCAAGTTAGCAAATTActcaaataagttttatttaaaaactaacagGACTGCAACCACCACTGTGCAGATTAAAGTGTCATACATTATTGATCTGCCAGAAATAGCTAAACTGGAATGTACAAAGGACTTTACTACTAAAATAACTGTCATTAAACCTTTTGAAGTAAGCACTAACTTTGTGGCCATGaatttcagacctatttctaAGTGCTTTGTAGATGATCCATTCATAGTGATGCCCCAGATAAAGATCTTAAGCCCATGGGATCTTTTTATAATAGATACTGAGTTAGAAGTATCTGAATGCTTTAGAAATACAGATGAAGAAAAAAGTTTATCCTGTATTAGTAATCTTGAAGTAGCTGAGAAGCATGTAGCTTGTGATGCTGTCTGTATAAAAGCAAAGTATAAGCCAAAGGACATTCCCACAAGAGTTggtttatacaatattaaatggCGCCGAAAGAGTAATGAAGAGGGGTCTTGTGTGATGAGCACCACAGCGCTGTCGGGCCTGTCGATAGAAGAGTGTCCCATAGCTGTAGACGTCGACTATCCTGCAGTTGTTCAGCAATTGACATCTGTTCCTCTGCGGTGCATTTTGAGAGGTAAATCCACAAACCCTATAAAGTTGAGCATTGCTGTAGAGGGCACGGATGCATATATGTTTTCTGGATACAAAAAAATGTCAGTGACCGTCCCACCCAGAGACACTGTGGAACTCTGTTACAACATACATCCTCTAGTCGCTGGAAATACAACTCCACCTCGGTTAAAAGCAACAGTTCTAGGTGAAAATTCATGCCAAGAAGTAGTTAATGAGATGTTCGACAAAATATttccacaaaatatatttgttatgcctaagtacaataaataaataaataaattgtattaaaatgttattatgccttcaattttattgaaataatgtaaatatttatgaacaaagTATTTAGGGTATATTGTAGTTaccttgtaattatttttaacaataaatttggTTACTTGTTACTTAtgtcatttatttgtaaatgaagaaataaaaatcattttgatattatgtaaaatatttattgttacaagCACTACAAAATCTAATCCTTTCTCAGTTCAAACTTCTCTTCTTGCATTCCATTAGCTGTAATAATGAGTATGTATATAGAGTCTCCTGTGTAGATGTCGCGCTCTGCTGCGCTGATGAACACATCCTTCAGGAGCGCGAGGGCCTTCTCCCTGGGGAGTGGGGCCTCGCTCACATTCTGCATATTTTTCAATCCTATCTGGTTATCGAGCAGGGGCTGCAGTTGAGCGCCTGCAGAGCCCCCGGCACGGTAGTTAGAGCGCTCGCAGTGTCCAATAGGATCGTAGCTGTACACGCACCCCTTACCGTCCGCGTCGATGCCCGCTAACACGTTGGACACGTAGTATGGGAAGAAACGCTTGTAGTACAGCATGGTGGAGAGCATCTGAGCGACTGCGGGTGTCGACATCGACTTGTTGTGCTCGTGTTCGTACATCTGCATACGCGCCTTCAGCAGCCGCGTTAGAGTGAGCGTGTCGCACCAGCATCCGGTGGCGCCAAGCACGGTGCGGTCTGATAACTTGAATAGCTTCTTCTGATCTCGAGTATATATGGAGAATCCAGTGCTGAGCCGAGTGTCTGCCCCAATCACCGCGTAATCTTCACCGGCGATGGCCACAATGCTACCGCCGTTGTCTGCGTATGGCTCGAAGCGCACTTGTTTGGCTCCAGGTACAGCATATTCAGGGAAATTTCCATCAAGactcaacattttgttttattataattattcaactaCGAAAGACAAAGACTCAAATtacaattttagtaatatttacgAATGAGGCGAATCACGAATGACATGCACAAATTCTAAAACTTTGACGTTTCAAGCGATGttccaacattaaaataaaatatttcaatatctttagcatacatttttataaataattacgttCACTGCCTTCCAAAGAGAAAACCGGTAATACATATTGCCAACAGGAAAATTTGTAATGTCAATgtcattttattatgtatgacGTGTATTTCTGGACAATTAACGTAGAAAAAGCCGCATCAAACAGCAAAATGTCCTCAATAACCGCAGTTATCCCTAAATTATATCAAGAATACACTTCGAAGACGCCGAAGAAGCTAAAGATCATCGATGCTTATCTGCTGTATGTGTTTTTGACGGCTGTGATACAGTTTGTGTACTGTTGTCTTGTCGGCACGTTTCCATTCAACTCTTTCTTGAGCGGCTTCATATCTACCGTCAGCTCGTTTGTTCTCGGAGGTAAGATCCACATGTAGCTTTAGCCttcataaaaccaaataaacTATATTCGTGATCTGATCTCTATATTCGGCTAAGCTATCACTGCAAGTAAGTGGAGCTGCACAATATGACCATGTTTTCTTAAGAATCGTATTAGCTATGAGACATGTTATAGAATAGTACTACGAGTCGGGGTAGTTCCCAAATACACAGTCCAAAATGAAATGggcaatacattttttaaaggcAACTTTTCTATAAAAGTTGGTTATTCCAGAACAATTCTTCAAATTGCTAATTTATGTCAATTTACGCATTTCCTtgtaaattagttattttagaaTGTTTActaatcaaatatgattttgGTTTTCTAGTGTGCCTGAGACTGCAAGTAAACCCAGACAACAAGAATGAGTTCCAAGGGCTGAGCGCAGAGCGCGGATTTGCAGACTTCATCTTTGCACACTTAGTTTTGCACATTGTAGTTGTCAACTTCATAGGATAATTGTATGAgccttattataattattttttaagtaaatattcttCAGGTccatcttattattttatttgaatctatTTAATCTGTGAGTAGTATTGATTTCTTAAAGATTCTGGGTTTTGAAATAATCTATATAGTCTACCCATGATATGTTGCTTTTCACcaacataaaagtattttgcatAGCACATTATCATAAGAATCCTAATAATATAGAACactataaaaatcaaaacagtAGCCTGATATTAccctaacaaaaataaaagaattttcatgtaatttattttattctgacTAGTCATGaatcaattttcaataaaatattaaaattaatattacaattttaacatcAGGACTCTATTCTAGTGTACATTTACTAATCGTCAAACACAAATACAATTTCAATGCGGATGTTCCAGATGTTGCAATATTTGGActtttcaataaacattttcaatcaGTTATTAAGCAAATTATGACTTATGTCTGAATCTTTAATTATATGACattgatacaaaattatttaaaatactgattaataatatttattggtaaagAGCATCTTATTATGACCAGTTTTATCATGTACATTTCTCGAGAGATAACTAAGATATAAATTGACATGTCttataataatgtgtaatttatcattcattatttaattataacccAAAGATTATGGAGATTcattaaataacaacaatataaataaatttatgacaaGCAATTCTAAATCTTAGCTATCTCCTGTTAATCCaaatttgaattacattttAGAACTGAGGCATTGGTAAGTATTACTtcagtttattgtttattctgGACACATACACATgagctattcaacacaaatatTGTAAATCTAACTTCATTCATACACACAATATCCACAAGCATGTTCATTCATAAGGAGAATTTCCCAACAGcagtaatagtaaaaaaatataagctcaAATCCTTTACAACTAGTTATACAATAACATTGATATTTGTTTCATTCACTAACAGCAATACTTATTGAGTAAAGGGTGCTACAATAAAAATAGGGGTTGATATTTTGCCAGTAGATACATCTTTGCCTTAAGGACCAATAGAAGTAGTTGTATATTGACCTACATTAAATTGTTACACCTAATATGGTGACCAATCTCTCATAAATAAAGGAGTTGGCCAGAAGAGAGTATATGAATACAGGGTTTATTTAACTAGTTATTTATTGCAGTTTGTTTTGGCTCACCTTGAGGCGAAGTTGGTTTAAAAGATGTCACTATTAGTagattattaaagtattttatcatctatataatattattgtaataaccATGTACATTTGTCAGAGGTGTGACGGCCGAGCGAGTCTCGCACACAGCCGTTACAGTCCG comes from the Manduca sexta isolate Smith_Timp_Sample1 chromosome 16, JHU_Msex_v1.0, whole genome shotgun sequence genome and includes:
- the LOC119189466 gene encoding proteasome subunit beta type-1-like, with the translated sequence MLSLDGNFPEYAVPGAKQVRFEPYADNGGSIVAIAGEDYAVIGADTRLSTGFSIYTRDQKKLFKLSDRTVLGATGCWCDTLTLTRLLKARMQMYEHEHNKSMSTPAVAQMLSTMLYYKRFFPYYVSNVLAGIDADGKGCVYSYDPIGHCERSNYRAGGSAGAQLQPLLDNQIGLKNMQNVSEAPLPREKALALLKDVFISAAERDIYTGDSIYILIITANGMQEEKFELRKD
- the LOC115450445 gene encoding LOW QUALITY PROTEIN: trafficking protein particle complex subunit 11 (The sequence of the model RefSeq protein was modified relative to this genomic sequence to represent the inferred CDS: inserted 2 bases in 2 codons; deleted 2 bases in 2 codons), whose product is MATQPGDYTEFPPEIILKPLALVGLSGLDAINNAVHKEIWDAFSNNRRADRTPVRFKLLNNTFEFPVVKPKRNSYEWYIPKGILKKNWIHKRVSLIPAVVVIFYDMDWNDPQWNEKIIECASKVQSIRAAVEGHTTRVAVVVIQSRQSPPPSEYMLGAERAQALCAACEIQSKSLFVLPHSDHLMGYIIRLENAFYDIAQNYYHHETKNIKQHRDHLNKTTHQYLFVRHQFKLGYLNELKQDMSTAHKHYMHAYNNLLETRTVDTNIHEVRTVAGYINYKLCKLLFALNLPRDAIAQLKSHIERYKNRIGSTELLFEHYAWIARQYSAFGELFDEAIRAGLPAIQSQHPGFYYQYAAQFTVKRRQAMRSVCSEALQYPPPPDPLEGIVEFYGQRPWRPGRLSADPHDPQKEQAAILALQYNERMFNHSTMIINFLGCAISQFKTFHSPRMRKQLVVEMANEYFYSADYGKALTLLTHMLWDYRREKWWFLASHVLNRALQCAYLSAKIQDYLQLSIEALSKYIQVPNNDKDRIFRNIMSVLNMNIPAAEPDLPATSQSKALELWQMSIEKEPLNVSVDMINISSFLEVKPKFKQARYRMDEMIDVEVYVRLSYTTTLEVKKSFITISSHTETIEIPITDEGSASIFLQGGKVKQFLCQFKPNPHDNGSELHIKNVSFVLDADRKRKITLNFKMDESKLSDTTIHPELLHFIMSPKADYEFDCIVPLTVANVTSRESKLSIVITNASPALQGEWFPTTFTVTNNEESPINNFKIALSLLSSPDNPNPDSVTELSLIEGTPQAQPIKLSLDTISKLANYSNKFYLKTNRTATTTVQIKVSYIIDLPEIAKLECTKDFTTKITVIKPFEVSTNFVAMNFRPISKCFVDDPFIVMPQIKILSPWDLFIIDTELEVSECFRNTDEXKSLSCISNLEVAEKHVACDAVCIKAKYKPKDIPTRVGLYNIKWRRKSSXRGSCVMSTTALSGLSIEECPIAVDVDYPAVVQQLTSVPLRCILRGKSTNPIKLSIAVEGSQDAYMFSGYKKMSVTVPPRDTVELCYNIHPLVAGNTTPPRLKATVLGENSCQEVVNEMFDKIFPQNIFVMPKYNK
- the LOC115450453 gene encoding dolichyl-diphosphooligosaccharide--protein glycosyltransferase subunit DAD1; translation: MYDVYFWTINVEKAASNSKMSSITAVIPKLYQEYTSKTPKKLKIIDAYLLYVFLTAVIQFVYCCLVGTFPFNSFLSGFISTVSSFVLGVCLRLQVNPDNKNEFQGLSAERGFADFIFAHLVLHIVVVNFIG